A genomic stretch from Nitrobacter winogradskyi Nb-255 includes:
- a CDS encoding IS630 family transposase (programmed frameshift), whose translation MGRAYSNDLRERVVRAVVKGGLSRHQAAAQFGVGISTAINWVQRFHETGSVAPSQIGGYRPKKIAGPHREWLLQRCRKDFTVRGLVAELAERGLKVDYRTMWEFVHAVKLSYKKTLIAAEQDRPDVARRRAQWTKYRDRIDPTRLVFIDETWTKTNMAPLRGWAPRGQRIRAKVPHGRWQTMTFMAALRHDRITAPWFIEGPINGEAFLLYIEKVLVPTLRHGDIVIMDNLGSHKASAVRRVIRAAGARLFYLPKYSPDLNPIEQFFAKFKHWLRKAAQRTTEAVYNAIAPILETVAPAECANYFVNAGYNQI comes from the exons ATGGGACGAGCCTATTCGAACGACCTTCGTGAGCGGGTAGTGCGTGCTGTCGTTAAAGGCGGCCTGTCGCGGCATCAGGCTGCGGCCCAGTTTGGGGTGGGCATCAGCACGGCGATCAACTGGGTACAACGCTTCCACGAGACCGGCAGCGTCGCGCCAAGCCAGATCGGCGGCTATAGGCCAAAGAAGATTGCGGGGCCGCACCGCGAATGGCTGCTGCAACGGTGCCGAAAGGACTTTACCGTGCGCGGGCTGGTGGCCGAACTTGCCGAGCGTGGCCTTAAGGTCGATTACCGCACGATGTGGGAGTTCGTTCACGCTGTGAAGCTCAGTTAC AAAAAGACGCTGATTGCTGCAGAGCAGGATCGTCCCGATGTCGCCCGTCGGCGAGCGCAATGGACCAAGTATCGAGATCGGATTGATCCCACTCGGCTGGTGTTCATCGATGAGACCTGGACCAAAACCAATATGGCGCCGCTGCGGGGCTGGGCGCCGCGCGGTCAACGCATCAGAGCCAAGGTGCCGCATGGCCGCTGGCAGACCATGACCTTTATGGCCGCTCTGCGCCACGATCGCATCACCGCGCCGTGGTTCATCGAGGGGCCGATCAACGGCGAAGCCTTCCTTCTCTACATCGAGAAGGTTCTGGTCCCGACCCTGCGGCACGGCGACATCGTCATTATGGACAACCTCGGCTCGCACAAGGCCAGCGCCGTGCGTCGCGTCATCCGTGCCGCCGGTGCCCGGCTCTTCTACCTGCCGAAATACTCGCCTGATCTGAACCCGATCGAGCAGTTCTTTGCCAAGTTCAAACACTGGCTACGCAAAGCCGCGCAGCGGACCACCGAGGCCGTCTACAATGCTATCGCTCCGATCCTCGAAACCGTTGCACCGGCTGAATGCGCCAACTACTTCGTCAATGCAGGATACAACCAAATCTAA